The following coding sequences lie in one Cloacibacillus sp. genomic window:
- a CDS encoding glutaredoxin, giving the protein MTTVMYGTKNCPDVRAALQHIAASELVVEFRNFDDSIANLKEFVRLRDSRAEFDEAKKNGSIGIPCFVTEEGKVCFDVKQIL; this is encoded by the coding sequence ATGACGACTGTCATGTACGGAACAAAAAACTGCCCTGATGTGCGCGCGGCGCTGCAACACATCGCCGCGTCGGAGCTGGTGGTCGAGTTCAGAAACTTCGACGACAGCATAGCCAACCTCAAAGAATTCGTACGGCTGCGCGACAGCCGCGCAGAATTTGACGAAGCAAAGAAAAACGGTTCCATCGGGATTCCCTGCTTTGTCACGGAAGAGGGCAAAGTTTGCTTTGACGTCAAACAGATCTTATAG